AAAATAGTCCAGTGAATCACCGTTGGAATGCCGAGGCATGGCTCGCAGGGCCAGAGGCCCGCGCCTTGCAGCGTCATTCGCTCTTGTCTACTTGATCAACGCAGAATGGCTCGGTGCCCGTCGGCCAGATCGGACTCAGTATGCCGCTCGCCTGCAATCCAAGACTGATAGTATTTACGGCGGGAGCACTACTTTATTAGTCAAGCACACCGGCGATACTCGGGATCTCGAGACAAGGCCCGCGTGAACCGCGTCGGTTATGATAGATGCCGACGAGATTCCGAGTAAGACGGTATGTCCAAACAACCCACCACCGAAAAAATGTCGTCTCTTGACGCGCTGAACGACGCTGCCGAGACCACTGAGGATACCGCCGCCAGCACGTCCTATCTCGTCCCGGGCCTCGAGCGCGGGCTGCGAATCCTTGGGGAGTTTTCCGCTCGCGAGCCGATCCTGGGTGCGCCGGAATTATCGAAGCGTATCGGCATCCCGCGCACGACAACATTCCGATTGCTGCAGACGCTCGAGTCGCTGGGTTTTCTGGAGCGAGTCAATGACGATCGCAATTTCAGGCTCGGCGTCGCGGTGCTGCGACTCGGATTCGAATACCTGAGTTCGCTCGAGCTCACCGACTTCGCGGCTCCCATCCTCGAACGTCTTCGGGACGGGACCGGCCTGAATGCCCACTTGCTTATCCGCGATCAACGCGATGTGGTGTTCGTCGCCAAGGCCCAGAGTCACGACGCCATGTTCAGCTCGGTGAGGGTGCATGTAGGCACGCGTTTCCCCGCGCATGCAACCACGCACGGACACGTACTGATGAGCGATCTTGGTTTGCCGCAACTGCGCACGCTTTATCCGGAGAAACGTCTCGAGCAGTTCACGGATCGCACGCCGGGCACGGTGAGCGAACTGGAAGAGCGG
Above is a window of Caballeronia sp. SBC1 DNA encoding:
- a CDS encoding IclR family transcriptional regulator, with amino-acid sequence MSSLDALNDAAETTEDTAASTSYLVPGLERGLRILGEFSAREPILGAPELSKRIGIPRTTTFRLLQTLESLGFLERVNDDRNFRLGVAVLRLGFEYLSSLELTDFAAPILERLRDGTGLNAHLLIRDQRDVVFVAKAQSHDAMFSSVRVHVGTRFPAHATTHGHVLMSDLGLPQLRTLYPEKRLEQFTDRTPGTVSELEERVRMCASQGYGSSEGAFERGISVVTAPVRERSGSIVAAVTVTVPRSEFGTAREKDDLVTAVCGAAIELSVRMGYRPYDGDPTAQLAARRAEKTE